A window of the Corynebacterium minutissimum genome harbors these coding sequences:
- the greA gene encoding transcription elongation factor GreA, protein MAEQQKQYITPETKAKLEAELQALIDHRPVVAAEINERREEGDLKENAGYDAAREMQDQEEARIKQISEVLANSTTERTAVQEGVAHIGSVVHVYYNGDKDDRETFLIGTRAAASDNKDLETYSEQSPLGAALLGAAEGETREYTAPNGKTLSVTVVSAAPYDSAKAATPRQS, encoded by the coding sequence ATGGCTGAGCAGCAGAAGCAGTACATCACCCCGGAAACCAAGGCCAAGCTCGAGGCCGAACTGCAGGCCCTCATTGACCACCGCCCGGTCGTCGCTGCCGAGATTAACGAGCGCCGCGAGGAAGGTGACCTCAAGGAGAACGCCGGTTACGATGCCGCGCGTGAGATGCAGGACCAGGAAGAGGCCCGCATCAAGCAGATTTCTGAGGTTCTGGCTAACTCCACCACCGAGCGCACCGCCGTTCAGGAGGGCGTGGCCCACATCGGTTCCGTTGTTCACGTCTACTACAACGGCGATAAGGACGACCGCGAGACCTTCCTCATCGGTACCCGCGCTGCTGCCTCCGACAACAAGGATCTGGAAACCTACTCCGAGCAGTCCCCACTGGGCGCCGCTTTGCTGGGTGCTGCCGAGGGCGAGACCCGCGAGTACACCGCTCCGAACGGCAAGACGTTGTCGGTCACCGTGGTCTCTGCAGCACCGTATGATTCTGCTAAGGCCGCCACGCCGCGCCAGTCCTAA